Proteins from a genomic interval of Chryseobacterium indologenes:
- a CDS encoding tRNA-binding protein, with the protein MTTKPDITWADFEKIDIRCGTIISVSDFEKARNPSYQLEIDFGELGIRKSSAQITSLYEKEELVGKQILAVVNFPKKQIANFFSECLVLGLYGEDKKDVTLLSPSLPTKNGMQVG; encoded by the coding sequence ATGACAACAAAACCAGACATCACCTGGGCAGATTTTGAAAAAATAGATATCCGATGCGGAACCATTATCTCCGTGAGTGATTTTGAAAAAGCAAGAAACCCTTCCTATCAGCTGGAAATAGATTTTGGAGAGCTGGGTATCAGAAAATCATCCGCGCAGATTACTTCCTTATACGAAAAGGAAGAGTTAGTAGGCAAACAGATTTTAGCCGTAGTTAATTTTCCTAAAAAACAGATTGCCAATTTTTTCAGTGAATGCCTTGTGCTTGGTTTATATGGAGAAGATAAAAAAGACGTTACACTTTTAAGTCCTTCATTACCCACCAAAAACGGTATGCAGGTAGGATAA